Proteins co-encoded in one Alphaproteobacteria bacterium genomic window:
- a CDS encoding 2-isopropylmalate synthase: protein MMSSNRIIIFDTTLRDGEQSPGMSMTREEKLLVAEVLDNMGIDVIEAGFAMASDGDFEAVKAIAEVTQNAVVCSLARAKEADIRRAAEAIKPAKRGRIHTFMSTSEIHLTHQFKISQDQALEVIRDAVKLARTFTDNVEWSAMDATRTELDYLCRAVEVAIAAGATTINLPDTVGYGTPESIAKMFTHVMGKVPNADKAIFSFHGQNDLGLATANSLAAVKAGARQIECTINGIGERAGNTSLEEVVMALKVHKAHYNVECAVKSEHIMRASRLVTQVTGQSVQVNKAIVGANAFAHESGIHQDGMLKNRDTYEIMTPESVGLAKSNLVMGKHSGRAAFKDKLVELGLSLGDNALEDAFVRFKTLADKKKEIYDEDIMALVGRGVDDARFVFEKLSVECGSDGPQMARLALRIDGKTRTAKKEGNGPVDAIFNAIKSLVVDYSDVVLKLYQVHAVTGGTDAQAEVTVRLERADHLVNGHGADVDTLVASAKAYISALNKLDGFTRRIHFKDTHEDAPSTAA from the coding sequence ATGATGTCTAGCAACCGTATTATCATTTTCGACACCACCTTGCGTGACGGCGAGCAATCGCCCGGCATGTCCATGACGCGTGAGGAGAAACTCCTCGTCGCGGAAGTGCTCGATAATATGGGCATCGATGTGATTGAGGCGGGCTTCGCCATGGCCTCGGACGGGGACTTTGAAGCAGTCAAGGCGATTGCGGAAGTGACACAAAATGCAGTGGTGTGTTCGCTGGCGCGTGCGAAGGAGGCGGATATTCGCCGTGCAGCCGAAGCAATTAAGCCTGCGAAACGTGGGCGTATCCATACGTTTATGTCGACGTCGGAGATTCACCTCACACACCAATTCAAGATTTCGCAAGACCAGGCGCTGGAAGTAATTCGCGACGCCGTAAAACTTGCGCGCACCTTTACCGACAATGTGGAGTGGAGCGCGATGGATGCGACGCGCACCGAGCTCGATTATCTCTGCCGCGCGGTGGAAGTGGCGATTGCTGCGGGTGCGACGACGATTAACCTGCCCGATACGGTTGGCTATGGCACGCCTGAGAGTATTGCCAAGATGTTCACGCACGTGATGGGCAAAGTGCCCAATGCTGACAAGGCGATTTTCTCATTCCATGGTCAAAACGACCTAGGCTTAGCAACGGCAAATTCACTGGCTGCGGTGAAAGCTGGTGCGCGCCAGATTGAGTGTACGATCAACGGGATTGGTGAGCGCGCAGGTAACACGTCACTTGAGGAAGTGGTGATGGCGCTGAAAGTGCATAAGGCGCACTATAACGTAGAATGCGCCGTCAAAAGCGAGCATATCATGCGCGCATCGCGCTTGGTGACGCAAGTAACGGGTCAAAGCGTGCAGGTGAATAAGGCAATTGTGGGCGCGAATGCCTTTGCGCATGAGTCGGGCATTCACCAAGACGGCATGCTGAAGAACCGCGACACCTATGAAATCATGACACCTGAGTCGGTCGGATTGGCGAAATCGAACCTCGTGATGGGGAAACATTCTGGCCGAGCGGCGTTTAAAGATAAACTAGTAGAATTAGGGCTTTCGCTTGGGGATAACGCGTTGGAAGATGCCTTTGTGCGCTTCAAAACCCTCGCCGATAAGAAGAAGGAAATTTACGACGAAGACATCATGGCGCTGGTTGGGCGCGGGGTCGATGATGCGCGCTTCGTATTTGAGAAATTGAGCGTGGAATGCGGCAGCGATGGCCCGCAAATGGCACGACTTGCCCTGCGCATCGATGGCAAGACGCGTACCGCGAAAAAAGAAGGTAACGGACCAGTGGATGCAATCTTTAACGCGATTAAATCGTTGGTCGTTGATTATTCGGACGTGGTGCTCAAGCTGTACCAAGTGCATGCAGTGACAGGCGGTACGGACGCGCAAGCGGAAGTCACCGTGCGTTTGGAGCGTGCTGACCATCTCGTCAATGGTCATGGCGCGGACGTGGATACGCTGGTGGCCTCAGCGAAAGCTTACATTTCCGCACTCAACAAGTTGGATGGATTTACCCGCCGCATCCATTTCAAAGACACGCATGAGGATGCGCCGTCCACAGCCGCTTAA
- a CDS encoding rod shape-determining protein: protein MFGFGRLLGLVSEDMAIDLGTANTLVYVKGRGVVLNEPSVVALRQERGMMVPYAFGNEAKLMLGRTPEKIEAIRPLKDGVIADFRAAEEMIKYFIQRVHNRRSFTGPLIIICVPAGSTPVERRAIQQSAENAGARDVYLIEEPMAAAVGAGLPVTEPTGSMIVDIGGGTTEVAVLSLAGIVYARSARVGGDKMDEAIINYIRRYHNLLIGEATAERIKKEIGAALAPADGQGRLVEIKGRDLMNGVPKELLLSEAQIAEALADPVNQIIEAVKVALESTPPELSSDIVDKGIVMSGGGSLLKHLDLALSQATGLPVFVAEDALSCVAIGTGRVLEHPETLKHVLFKQD from the coding sequence ATGTTCGGATTCGGAAGATTATTGGGCCTTGTTTCAGAAGATATGGCGATTGACCTCGGCACCGCCAACACCCTTGTGTATGTGAAGGGTCGCGGTGTGGTGCTGAATGAACCTTCGGTAGTGGCGCTGCGCCAAGAACGCGGCATGATGGTGCCCTATGCATTCGGTAATGAAGCAAAGTTGATGTTGGGCAGAACGCCTGAAAAAATCGAAGCGATTCGCCCACTCAAAGATGGCGTGATTGCAGATTTCCGCGCGGCGGAAGAGATGATTAAGTACTTCATTCAGCGCGTGCATAATCGCCGCTCCTTCACGGGCCCGCTCATTATTATTTGCGTGCCTGCTGGTTCAACGCCAGTCGAGCGCCGCGCAATTCAACAGTCGGCAGAAAATGCAGGTGCTCGCGATGTGTACTTGATTGAAGAGCCAATGGCGGCGGCTGTTGGTGCGGGTCTTCCCGTGACGGAGCCAACGGGTTCGATGATCGTCGATATTGGCGGCGGTACGACGGAAGTCGCCGTATTGTCGCTGGCGGGGATTGTCTATGCGCGTAGTGCGCGTGTGGGTGGCGATAAGATGGATGAAGCTATCATCAACTATATTCGCCGTTACCATAACTTACTCATCGGTGAAGCAACCGCAGAGCGCATTAAAAAAGAAATTGGCGCAGCACTGGCACCTGCGGATGGGCAGGGCAGGCTCGTTGAAATTAAAGGCCGCGATTTGATGAATGGCGTGCCGAAGGAATTATTGCTTAGCGAAGCACAAATTGCTGAAGCGCTTGCTGACCCCGTGAATCAGATTATTGAGGCGGTGAAGGTCGCCCTTGAATCCACGCCCCCAGAGCTTTCGAGCGATATTGTCGATAAAGGCATTGTCATGTCGGGTGGTGGTTCGCTGCTCAAGCATCTCGATCTGGCATTGTCGCAGGCTACGGGATTGCCTGTATTCGTGGCGGAGGATGCACTTTCCTGTGTGGCGATTGGTACGGGCCGTGTGCTGGAGCACCCCGAGACCTTGAAGCACGTGCTGTTCAAGCAAGACTAG
- a CDS encoding tail fiber domain-containing protein: MRSYRYAFSLVELSIVLAILGVMTAGGLSIGTTVVEQQANVASNTQLDSINQALQDYFKTQRRLPCPANRTLALGAAGFGNEAGVCNAGAALAGTVSIGGVRIGALPVRALGLRDRSIADEFGNRYIYAVTERHTNDVDFVSTAPVYQGMITLLDGGGNTIAAGGTNSGVSYVIVSTGSDGKGGLRYQTAGAPVACGASTNLDVQNCNDDATFRDARFNNGSVAASFFDDFVRWMPKFRLSAVSTGSSTNLWSNVGDNIHSVGNDGSTTTGNVGIGTTTPTSGRLHVVGSGGGASSAAFQTTGASINFVSFLSAQGGGNYGTSLQFTDTGVNNATISSIADSQLEFSTAGAPRMRITANGNVGIGTTTPGTARLKVEGAVASPSYLSEYSNTGTGRGIYVSSQDFPIIGKSTSNASGNWAVRGESQDGLHYGGLGVANAYGAYGVTYRPGGYIGVYGIADTVATGGYGVYGWGNANNSYGVRGHVPAAVTGALAMLATADGSNNAFLAQQAGSQRYCYIGTASYALQCGTADTNFQGKVGILSGVNAAYGLTVGADVLASGFFSPSDARLKADIHPAFAENALEVLQKIHAVHFTWKKDGSKDIGVIAQDVEKVMPEAVNGKGDQIKQVAYDKLILPVIEAVKQLYTKFLALVDQVRKLETRIDTLEKENQQLKQRLERLEKRVGA; this comes from the coding sequence ATGCGCTCCTATCGTTACGCGTTTTCGCTGGTCGAACTATCAATTGTACTCGCCATTTTAGGCGTAATGACAGCAGGTGGATTAAGCATCGGCACCACCGTGGTCGAACAGCAAGCAAATGTCGCGAGCAATACGCAGCTTGATAGCATCAACCAAGCGCTGCAGGATTATTTCAAGACCCAACGCCGCCTACCCTGCCCCGCAAACCGCACACTGGCACTGGGTGCTGCGGGTTTTGGTAATGAAGCGGGCGTGTGTAATGCTGGCGCAGCGTTAGCGGGTACCGTTTCAATCGGTGGGGTGCGTATTGGAGCATTACCCGTGCGCGCACTCGGATTGCGCGACCGCTCCATCGCGGATGAATTTGGCAATCGCTATATCTATGCTGTCACTGAACGCCACACCAACGACGTTGACTTCGTTAGCACAGCACCCGTCTATCAAGGCATGATTACCTTGCTGGATGGTGGCGGCAATACTATCGCGGCTGGTGGCACGAATTCTGGCGTGAGCTACGTTATTGTATCGACAGGTAGTGATGGTAAAGGCGGGCTACGTTACCAAACGGCTGGCGCTCCCGTTGCCTGCGGCGCGAGCACCAATCTGGACGTTCAAAACTGTAATGACGACGCCACCTTCCGCGACGCGCGGTTTAACAATGGCTCTGTTGCTGCCAGCTTCTTTGACGACTTTGTGCGCTGGATGCCTAAATTCCGCCTAAGCGCCGTAAGCACAGGCAGCAGCACCAACCTCTGGTCAAACGTGGGCGACAACATTCACAGCGTTGGTAATGACGGCAGCACCACAACAGGCAATGTGGGAATTGGTACGACAACACCAACGAGCGGTCGCCTACACGTAGTAGGCTCGGGTGGGGGCGCAAGTTCTGCAGCGTTCCAGACAACTGGTGCTTCTATCAATTTCGTATCGTTCTTGAGTGCACAAGGCGGCGGCAATTATGGCACCTCCCTACAGTTTACCGATACCGGAGTAAACAACGCAACCATTAGCTCCATTGCGGATTCCCAGCTCGAATTCTCGACTGCGGGTGCTCCACGCATGCGCATCACAGCTAACGGCAACGTCGGCATCGGGACAACAACACCAGGCACAGCACGTTTGAAAGTGGAGGGCGCTGTTGCATCCCCAAGCTACTTATCAGAGTATTCTAATACAGGAACTGGGCGCGGCATATATGTATCAAGCCAAGATTTTCCAATCATTGGCAAAAGCACCTCAAATGCTTCTGGAAACTGGGCAGTACGCGGAGAATCTCAAGATGGATTGCATTACGGCGGCCTTGGCGTTGCTAATGCCTATGGTGCATATGGCGTTACTTACCGACCAGGTGGATATATAGGCGTGTATGGCATTGCCGATACGGTCGCTACGGGAGGTTATGGTGTGTATGGGTGGGGTAATGCCAACAACTCCTATGGTGTGAGGGGCCATGTGCCTGCAGCCGTTACTGGTGCACTTGCAATGCTCGCTACCGCAGATGGTTCCAATAACGCATTCCTCGCGCAGCAAGCCGGCTCACAGCGTTACTGCTATATCGGCACTGCAAGTTACGCCCTGCAATGCGGCACGGCCGATACAAACTTTCAGGGCAAAGTGGGTATATTATCAGGCGTGAATGCTGCTTACGGCCTTACGGTTGGGGCTGATGTTCTGGCATCTGGCTTCTTCTCGCCTTCCGACGCACGCTTGAAAGCCGACATTCATCCAGCCTTCGCGGAAAATGCTTTAGAGGTGTTGCAGAAAATTCACGCGGTGCATTTCACGTGGAAAAAAGACGGCAGCAAAGATATTGGCGTGATTGCGCAAGACGTCGAGAAAGTCATGCCTGAAGCGGTGAATGGTAAAGGCGACCAAATCAAACAGGTTGCCTATGATAAGCTCATTCTACCCGTTATCGAGGCAGTAAAGCAGCTCTATACCAAATTCCTAGCGCTGGTGGATCAGGTCAGGAAATTAGAGACACGTATCGATACATTAGAGAAAGAGAATCAGCAGCTTAAACAGCGCTTAGAGCGATTGGAAAAGCGTGTTGGGGCCTAA
- the mreC gene encoding rod shape-determining protein MreC produces MTRWRETSIRTTSSTGLLVSRGLVIVLFITALTFVALSRSQHTSLAQARIAVLGQMAPVFEVMAKPIEAWHSLLANMSGVWNAHHTNQLLKAENDTLRHWQSVAMSLKAENEALRQMMQYQPVERATYVSAKITGHIGGAFAQQVLINAGKSDGLKPYQAVIDSHGLIGRVMDSDDHTSRVLLINDASSRIPVVTATSRERAIIVGTSGELLRLAFVSPQSKTQVGDVVLTTEEGGLMPANIMVGTVFSIQDRTVMVKPMRPVDRAEFVRIVQHRSH; encoded by the coding sequence ATGACGCGCTGGCGCGAGACATCCATTCGCACAACGTCCTCCACTGGCTTGCTGGTGTCGCGGGGGCTGGTGATTGTCTTGTTCATTACCGCGCTGACATTTGTCGCTCTTTCGCGCTCTCAACATACTTCGCTAGCGCAGGCACGGATTGCGGTGCTAGGGCAAATGGCGCCCGTATTTGAGGTGATGGCGAAGCCGATTGAAGCGTGGCATAGCCTGCTTGCGAATATGAGTGGCGTGTGGAACGCCCACCACACGAATCAATTACTGAAAGCCGAAAATGATACGCTGCGTCATTGGCAGTCGGTTGCGATGTCGCTCAAGGCAGAGAACGAGGCACTGCGCCAAATGATGCAATACCAGCCCGTTGAGCGTGCTACGTATGTGAGTGCGAAAATTACGGGCCATATTGGCGGTGCATTTGCACAGCAGGTGTTGATTAATGCGGGTAAGTCGGATGGTCTCAAACCTTACCAAGCCGTGATCGATTCGCATGGCCTTATCGGGCGCGTGATGGACTCGGACGATCATACGTCGCGTGTGCTGCTCATCAATGATGCGTCGTCGCGGATTCCTGTGGTGACGGCAACCAGCCGTGAGCGTGCCATTATTGTTGGGACGAGCGGTGAATTGTTGCGCTTGGCATTCGTGTCGCCGCAATCCAAAACACAGGTGGGTGATGTGGTCTTGACCACAGAAGAGGGCGGGTTAATGCCTGCCAACATCATGGTGGGGACAGTGTTTAGCATTCAAGATCGTACCGTGATGGTGAAGCCAATGCGCCCTGTAGATCGCGCAGAATTTGTGCGCATCGTCCAGCACCGTTCACACTAG
- the mreD gene encoding rod shape-determining protein MreD — MLPAVVGVVMVLFGALPSLIKGYDLFPHMGLLLCCFWVMHYPRVWPLWFVFILGLAQDTVTGTALGTQAFLLMVFCAAITRYARQLNLQNFRLLWVQIAMLSAIYMTALWLLMSWVMRAWLPIVPALSELFWTILFYPLIHLLLIPILRLLPPLR; from the coding sequence ATGCTGCCTGCCGTTGTCGGCGTAGTGATGGTGCTCTTTGGCGCGTTGCCTTCACTCATTAAAGGCTATGATTTGTTCCCCCATATGGGGTTGCTGCTATGCTGTTTTTGGGTCATGCATTATCCGCGTGTCTGGCCGTTGTGGTTTGTTTTTATTTTAGGCTTGGCGCAAGACACAGTCACAGGCACGGCGCTTGGTACTCAAGCATTCTTGTTGATGGTGTTTTGTGCAGCCATTACACGCTATGCACGTCAATTGAATCTGCAAAATTTCCGACTGCTATGGGTGCAGATTGCGATGCTCAGTGCAATCTACATGACCGCCTTGTGGCTACTCATGTCGTGGGTGATGCGCGCGTGGCTGCCAATTGTTCCAGCGCTTAGCGAATTGTTTTGGACGATTCTATTCTACCCCCTTATCCACCTGTTATTGATTCCTATCCTCAGGTTGCTTCCGCCGCTACGATAG